The window CCATGCTCAAATATTTCTTATCCATGGTTGAAAGACAGTTCAATGCAAAAGTGAGAATGATAAGGTCTGATAATGCTCTAGAATTGGGGAAAGGGACACAAGAAGCAGCTTTTCTTGCTTCAAAAGGTATTCTGCACCAGTTGTCTTGTGTAGAAACACCTCAAAAAAATGGGATTGTTGAGAGAAAACATAGACATCTCTTAGAAATTGCTAGAGGTCTAATGTTTCAATACAGGCTGCCTATGTCATATTGGGGTAAATCTATTTTGAATGCCACACACATTCTTAATAGGTTGCCTTCCAGTGTTCTTCAAGGAAAGATACCATATGAGGTCCTATTTCATCACAAACCCAAGTATGACTATTTGAGAAATTTTGGATGCCTATGCTATGCCTCTACTTTGAAACAGGGAAGAGAGAAGTTTGATGAGAGGGAAACAACTTGTGTTTTACTTGGTTACCCTCTTCAACAGAAGGAATACAAACTGCTGGAGCTGTCCACAAAGAAAGTATTTGTGTCTAGGGATGTGACATTTCATGAGTCACATTTTGTTTTTGCAGAAATCAACACACCACACTATCCTATTTTTCTAACTTCAATTTTCACCACAGAACCTACCTATTCAACCACATTCCAAGACCAAACACAGCCTACTTCTTCAGAATAcgatgcaacatatattttttcaTCACAATCATCAAGTCCTACTCATATTTCTCATCATCATTCAGTTTCTCCACAATCACCAACTCTAGTCTCTCCTATCCTAGAGCCATCACACACCAGGACACCTTCTTCTACACCTCAAGAACCTATGCCATTGAGGAGATCAGGAAGAGTGTCTACACAACCAATCTACCTGAAAGATTTTGTGTGTAACAACATCATGTTCACAGATCTAGCCACAGCTTGTTTTACTCAACCCTGTCAACTTACTGAGTACTGTTTTTCATCTCTCTCACCTAATAACCAGCATGTAATGCAGTCCCTTTCTACCCTAACAGAACCTTCTACTTTTAGCCAGGCTTGTCAACATCCAGGATGGATAGAAGCAATGAATGCAGAAATTAAAGCTCTAGAAGACAACTATACCTGGGATGTGGTTGAGTTACCTAAAGGAAAAAGAGCTTTACCTTGTAGATGGGTGTACAAGGTAAAGCACTTATCAGATGGCAGAACTGAAAGGTTGAAGGCAAGGTTGGTGGTCAGGGGggatattcaaagagaagaaatagaTTACAGTGAGACTTTTTCACCAGTGGTGAAGATAACAACCATAAGGTGTCTACTCACTGTTGCAGCGAAGAAAGATTGGAATGTTTCTCAGCTAGATGTGAACAATGTATTCTTGCATGGAGATTTGCAAGAAGAGGTATATATGAGATTTCCAGCAGGTTTGGATCCTCCTAGTCCTAAACATGTTTGTCTTTTGAAGAAGTCACTATATGGTTTAAAGCAAGCGTCTAGGCAATGGTATGCTAGGCTAGCAGGAGCTCTAAGTTTTAAGGGATATTCTTCATCAATGAATGACTATTCTTTGTTCTTTAAACACATAGGAGGTCTTATTTCTATCCTAGCTGTCTATGTTGACGACATACTAATCACAAGAAATGACTTAGAAGAAATTCAAGGCATAAAAGATTTTCTGAATACTGAATTCAAAGTCAAGAATTTGGGAAGTATACACTACTTTCTAGGTATCGAAATTTTGAGAGAAAAAGTAGGATTTTTCGTGAGTCAAAGGAAATTTATCTTAGATATGTAGAAGGAATTTGATGTGTCTCATTTGACTCGAGTCAGTTCTTCTTTGGATCTTGCCTTCAAGCTTCAAGTTGATGATGGAGAATATCTGCAAAACCCAACTATATTTCATCATCTGGTCGGAAAGCTAAATTATTTAACAAATACTAGACCGGATCTTTCTTTTGTTGTACTCACCCTCAGTCAATACATGCAGAAGCCATGTGTGTCTCATCTCTCTGCTGCTTTACGAGTACTCAAATACCTCAGTTCTGCTCCGGGACAAGGCATTCTTCTTTTAGCTGAGGCATCATTTTCCTTGCTTGCATTTTGTGATGCTGATTGGGCTTCCTGCAAGGATTCAAGAAGGTCCGTTAGTGGGTTCTTTATCACTTTAGGAGGAGCTCCCATCTCCTGGAAATCAAAGAAGCAAGGCTCAATTTCTTTATCatctgcagaagcagaatataggACTATGAGAAGGGTTACTGCAGAGCTTACCTGGTTGGTACGAATTCTTGAGGATCTATCTGCACCAGTCACTCTACCAATTCCTCTTCACTCTGATAGCAAGGCAGCAATCCACATCGCCTGAAACCCCGTCTTTCATGAACGCATAAAACGTGTCGAAATTGACTGTCATTTTGTGCATCAACAGTTTCTTTCAGGGCTAATCACTCTTTCCTTTGTTCCCTCCAAAGCTCAGCTTGCAAACACTTTACGAAGCCTCTTTCTGGGGTTTCTCATGGAGAGATTTTTGGCAAGTTAGGGGTCACTAGGTTCCCCTCCAACTTGAGAGGGGATGTTGAGAAGAAAAAGCTCCCTCATAATTCTGATTTTCATGGTGGTTCATCTACGGATAGAGAAGAAgatgagatgaagaagaagaagacctaACAAAGATGGTTTGTCTTCAGACCAAAGTGTTCGATATAACCTAAATCAAATAGGTTATTTTTGGTCGACTTTGGATGGACACGTGGAGAAGGCAAGGCCTTTGGATCAAGCAAGCTGATCCATGATTGA is drawn from Nicotiana tabacum cultivar K326 chromosome 9, ASM71507v2, whole genome shotgun sequence and contains these coding sequences:
- the LOC142164000 gene encoding secreted RxLR effector protein 161-like, which gives rise to MQKPCVSHLSAALRVLKYLSSAPGQGILLLAEASFSLLAFCDADWASCKDSRRSVSGFFITLGGAPISWKSKKQGSISLSSAEAEYRTMRRVTAELTWANHSFLCSLQSSACKHFTKPLSGVSHGEIFGKLGVTRFPSNLRGDVEKKKLPHNSDFHGGSSTDREEDEMKKKKT